Proteins encoded within one genomic window of Hahella chejuensis KCTC 2396:
- a CDS encoding adenosylcobalamin-dependent ribonucleoside-diphosphate reductase — protein sequence MNAKVQQLIAPIDMQPASVDIWETKYQLKTKSGSPVDKDILGTYERVAKALSSVEADSIREKVLADFVWALENGAIPAGRIMSNAGAEEHKPATSTINCTVSGSIMDSMDDILLKNHEAGLTLKAGCGIGYEFSTLRPKGAYVAGAGATTSGPLSFMDIFDKMCFTVSSAGGRRGAQMATFDVHHPDVFDFVRAKREDGRLRQFNLSLLITEDFIKAVQNDEDWRFSFPITRKEAEEDNIDVNDETQYLYRDFPVKDGYMTDESGRVVCRIYRTVKARSIWDAIMTSTYDFAEPGFILIDKVNEMNNNWFCENIRATNPCGEQPLPPYGSCLLGSVNLTKFVEYPFTENAKFNFDKYRKVVAIFTRMLDNVVEINGLPLEGQRHEIQYKRRHGMGILGLGSTLAMLRMPYGSDESVSFTEEVCREMALEGWRQGLELAKEKGPAPIMEDTFIVTEEMLRLRPEMAKDGLKAGDKLKGKVLHAKYSRYMQRVAEADPKLVDALAKKGARFTHHTSIAPTGTISLSLANNASNGIEPSFAHHYSRNVIRQGKKTKEKMDVFSYELLAYRHLVNPKAMPFSEDAEAQLPAYFTTSDDVTPKQHVDIQAAAQLWVDSSISKTANVPTDFPYGEFKDIYMYAYEKGLKGCTTFRFNPEAFQGVLVKEKDLENTFYEFTTEDGQTIKLKGNEEVEYDGETHTAANLFDALKEGTYGKY from the coding sequence ATGAACGCTAAAGTCCAGCAGCTTATCGCGCCTATTGATATGCAGCCCGCTTCCGTCGATATCTGGGAAACCAAATACCAACTGAAAACCAAGTCTGGAAGCCCAGTGGACAAAGACATCCTGGGTACTTACGAACGCGTCGCCAAGGCGCTATCCTCCGTGGAAGCCGACAGCATACGCGAGAAAGTGCTGGCGGACTTCGTATGGGCGCTGGAAAACGGAGCCATTCCAGCCGGTCGCATCATGTCCAACGCGGGCGCGGAAGAACACAAGCCCGCCACGTCCACGATCAATTGCACCGTGTCCGGCAGCATCATGGACTCCATGGACGATATCCTGCTGAAAAACCACGAAGCCGGCCTCACCCTCAAGGCTGGCTGCGGCATTGGTTATGAATTCTCCACACTGCGTCCGAAAGGCGCTTATGTGGCCGGCGCCGGCGCCACCACTTCCGGCCCATTGTCGTTCATGGATATCTTCGACAAGATGTGCTTCACCGTCTCCTCCGCTGGCGGACGCCGCGGCGCGCAGATGGCCACTTTCGACGTGCATCACCCCGACGTCTTCGACTTCGTTCGCGCCAAGCGTGAAGATGGTCGTCTGCGTCAGTTCAACCTGTCTTTGCTGATTACCGAAGACTTCATCAAGGCGGTTCAAAACGACGAAGATTGGCGTTTCTCCTTTCCGATCACTCGCAAAGAAGCGGAAGAGGACAATATTGACGTCAACGACGAAACCCAATATCTGTATCGCGACTTTCCGGTAAAAGACGGTTACATGACTGACGAAAGCGGCCGCGTCGTCTGCCGCATTTACCGCACAGTCAAAGCGCGCTCTATCTGGGACGCGATTATGACGTCCACTTACGACTTCGCCGAGCCAGGCTTCATCCTGATCGATAAAGTCAATGAAATGAACAACAACTGGTTCTGCGAGAACATTCGCGCCACCAACCCCTGCGGCGAACAGCCTCTGCCGCCTTACGGCAGCTGTCTGCTGGGCTCAGTGAACCTGACCAAGTTCGTGGAATACCCGTTCACTGAAAACGCCAAGTTCAACTTCGACAAGTATCGCAAGGTCGTGGCCATTTTCACCCGCATGCTGGACAACGTGGTGGAGATCAACGGCCTGCCGCTGGAAGGCCAGCGCCACGAAATACAGTACAAACGCCGCCATGGCATGGGCATCCTGGGTCTGGGCTCCACGCTGGCCATGCTGCGCATGCCTTACGGCTCTGACGAATCCGTCAGCTTCACTGAAGAAGTATGTCGCGAGATGGCGCTGGAAGGCTGGCGCCAGGGCTTGGAGCTGGCGAAAGAAAAAGGTCCCGCTCCCATCATGGAAGACACCTTTATCGTTACTGAAGAAATGCTGCGTCTGCGTCCGGAAATGGCGAAAGACGGCCTGAAAGCCGGCGACAAGCTGAAAGGCAAAGTGCTGCACGCCAAATACAGCCGCTACATGCAACGCGTTGCGGAAGCCGATCCCAAACTGGTCGACGCACTGGCCAAAAAAGGCGCGCGCTTCACGCACCATACGTCCATTGCTCCTACCGGCACCATTTCTCTGTCTCTGGCCAACAACGCCAGCAACGGCATTGAGCCCAGCTTCGCCCATCACTACTCCCGCAACGTGATTCGCCAGGGCAAGAAGACCAAAGAGAAAATGGACGTGTTCTCCTATGAGCTGCTGGCGTATCGCCACCTGGTCAATCCAAAAGCGATGCCATTCTCAGAGGACGCCGAAGCGCAATTGCCTGCGTACTTCACCACCAGTGACGACGTAACCCCCAAGCAACATGTGGACATCCAGGCGGCGGCGCAACTGTGGGTGGACTCCTCCATCTCCAAGACTGCAAATGTCCCCACCGATTTCCCATACGGGGAGTTCAAGGACATTTATATGTACGCTTACGAGAAAGGCCTGAAAGGCTGCACCACCTTCCGCTTCAACCCGGAAGCGTTTCAGGGCGTACTGGTCAAAGAAAA
- a CDS encoding NAD-dependent epimerase/dehydratase family protein, with translation MKVLVTGANGHIGSHVVRQLLDQNHEVRAFVRKSSDLRGLNGLKPEFAYGDVKDPAAMEAAAEGCDAIIHMAAVYKTIAKSIEEIVEPALQGAENVFKAAHKHGIKRVVYTSSVASIGFSYDPQALRSGEDWNDDAQNAYYVAKTRSERAAQKLAREYDIHLVVICPAIVLGPNDYRITPSNQLVMDWLNGFGQTYPGGLNLVDVRDVAAAHVAALSKGENCKRYVVGGENIEVKEIGVALKRLTGVKPIHLPTGRGLTLTFARVVETLCKLLHIKPPFTYDLVYEVVGRYAYYDCSEAAKDLGVEPRDAEETLKDCIAWLLSQNKLKPRVAAKVAPKIPTHPASA, from the coding sequence ATGAAAGTATTGGTAACCGGAGCAAACGGACATATCGGCTCCCACGTGGTACGGCAACTACTCGACCAAAACCATGAAGTGCGCGCCTTTGTGCGCAAAAGCTCAGACTTGCGCGGGCTCAACGGGCTCAAGCCGGAATTCGCTTACGGCGATGTCAAAGACCCTGCCGCCATGGAAGCCGCCGCCGAAGGTTGCGACGCCATCATTCATATGGCTGCGGTGTACAAGACCATCGCCAAGTCCATCGAGGAAATCGTCGAGCCGGCCTTGCAAGGCGCAGAAAATGTATTCAAGGCCGCCCATAAACACGGTATTAAGCGTGTGGTGTACACCAGCTCTGTAGCCTCCATCGGGTTTTCCTATGACCCACAGGCATTGCGCAGCGGCGAGGACTGGAATGACGACGCGCAGAACGCCTATTACGTAGCCAAGACCCGCAGTGAGAGAGCCGCGCAGAAACTGGCCCGCGAATACGACATTCACCTGGTGGTCATCTGCCCCGCTATCGTGTTGGGCCCGAACGACTATCGCATCACTCCCTCCAACCAATTAGTGATGGATTGGTTGAACGGTTTCGGGCAAACCTACCCTGGCGGCTTGAACCTGGTGGACGTGCGCGACGTCGCCGCCGCTCATGTCGCCGCGTTAAGCAAAGGGGAAAACTGCAAGCGTTACGTCGTGGGCGGAGAGAATATCGAGGTTAAGGAAATTGGCGTCGCCTTGAAGCGCCTTACCGGCGTCAAACCGATCCACCTGCCAACTGGCCGTGGCCTCACTCTGACATTCGCCCGCGTGGTGGAGACACTGTGCAAGCTGTTGCACATCAAGCCGCCGTTTACCTACGACTTGGTTTACGAGGTAGTGGGACGCTATGCGTACTATGATTGCAGCGAGGCGGCAAAAGACCTGGGCGTTGAACCTCGCGACGCGGAAGAGACGCTGAAGGACTGCATCGCCTGGCTCCTGTCCCAGAATAAATTAAAGCCTCGCGTCGCCGCCAAAGTGGCGCCAAAAATCCCCACGCATCCCGCTTCCGCTTGA